Below is a genomic region from Gadus macrocephalus chromosome 14, ASM3116895v1.
acacacacacacacgataacatttacatttactagacgcttttatccaaacgtacatttgtcagaagaaggagaaacaacaatatatcactgtcctacagtaaggatgttcatagaacaagtgCCAAACACTTACagttgctaggttaacccattccccgtatccAACAAAGGTGGCCAGGATGAAgacgctacacgatgctaagtaccaTTTttgagtgccaggacgtacaacacacattaaatgcgtaagaggggtgttttttttaggagagggggcggtggggggaaaaggggggaaggctacacacacgcacgcacacatgagcCGACGAACAACCATGGAACAACGTCGCTGAAAAAATACACGTCATCATTCACGTTAATATGGAGTCTGCCCACTAAAAGTGATAATGTCTCCCAGCTTCagggctccacccccccccccccctgtcgccTCACCCCAGTCCTGGCAGCTGATGCCGTTCCCCAGGCAGGTGCAGATCAGCTGCTTGCTGCCCTGGGTGCGTACCCATCGCTGGCCGTCCTGGTACGTGGTGCCCGAGTCGGTGCGGCAGGTGCCCTCGGCGGGGGTCTGGGGCAGGGGGACGGGGTGGACGCTCAGGCTGGTCACCAGCGCCGTCCCGAGGTGCGTCCCGATGGGGGTGGCGATGGCGTTGCCTACGATCCAAAGGGAGGGATCGGAGTCAGATGTCGGGCTCACCTCAAACCTTCAAACTTAAAGCCGCCACTGAACCAGAAACGGCAAGTCAAGGCAGAATAACAATTAGAAAATGCTTCATTTATATTCCTAGTTGCATCTTCTGTGGCAGTCTCTTGTCCTTTTCCATCGACTCGCGTTCCATTCTCAGGCTGTTGAGGAAGCCTCGAGAATAAGCATTTGATTCACACCGTGGGCGTGAGACGGAAGACAGTGAACAGCGTCAaagccttcctcctcctgtcgCATGGTGCACCAGCATCACACCCTTCCTCACCTTGGATGGTGTGCTCACACTTCCACTCCCCGCGTCCGTTCCCAGTGCAGATGCACCTCTGGAGCTCCCCCTTGTCCGTCCTCTTGGTCCAGCTCTCTCCGATGCGGTAGGTGCCCTGGGTCTGTGGGTCGTTACAGCGGTCTgcggagacacagacacaacccaGCAGCTGAGATTGGGGCTGGAGTGTAGCTGTGTGAGGACGTACGTATGGAtgggtgcatgtatgtatgtgtgtgtgtgtgtgtgtgtgcggacgtACGGAAGAATGGATGAATGCATGGATGGAAGTgagtgtatctatgtatgtgtgtgtgtgtgtgtgtgtgtctggtgtccgttgtctaggtctgtgtgtgtgtgtgtgtgtgtgtgtgtgtgtgtgtgtgtgtgtgtgtgtgtgtgtgtgtgtgtgtgtgtgtgtgtgtgtctggtgtccgttgtctatgtgtgtgtgtgtgtgtgtgtgtgtgtgtgtgtgtgtgtgtgtgtgtgtgtgtgtgtgtgtgcatgtgtgtgtgtgtgcgcgtgtgtgtgtgtgtgtgtgtgtgtgtatgtgtgtgtgtgtgtgtgtgtgtgtgtgtgtgtgtgtgtgtgtgtgtgtgtgtgtgtgtcgctgtgtgtgtgtgtgtgtgtgtgtgtgtgtgtgtgtgtgtgtgtgtgtgtgtgtgtgtgtgtgtgtgtgtgtgtgtgtgtgtgtgtgtgtgtgtgtgcccggcTCACtcttggtggtgcaggtgaTGCGTCCGTTGCCCTCCCCCAGGCAGGTGCAGTCCATCATCATCCAGCCCTGGTAGCTCTTCTCCCAGGTCTCCCCCACCACGTACGATGCGCCGGCAGAGTTGTCATTGCAGCgctcagctacacacacacacacacacacacacacacacacacacacacacacacacacacacacacacagcgacacacacacaaacacacacacacacacacacagcgacacacacacaaacacacacacaaacacacacacacacacacacacacacacacacacacacacacacacacacagcgacacacacacaaacacacacacacacacacacacacacacacacacacacacagcgacacacacacacacacacacacacatagacattgacaaacacacacacacaaacacacaaacactcacacagcgacacacacacacacagcgacacacacacacacagcgacacacacacacacacacacacacacatagatattgacacacacacacacacacactctcacacacacacacacacacacacaaacacacacacacacacacacacacacacacacagaaaaacacacacacacacacacacacaccttgttaaTACAGACATCGATTACCATCAGTTTACGATCAAACATTGTATACTGTaaagaaaaaggttttaaaTGTGCTTAGGGTAAGGGGTAGGTTTGATTCTCAAATATCCATTTTGATTGATAGATCTACTGTTTATTTCAGATGGCTCTGTGGGGTTCAGGATTGGGTCACACATGACGCCGGTGGAGATCAATATTCGAGTGGTTCCAAGAGATTGCCTAGCAGGAATGCTGCGCTACTGTGCCCCGACCTTGTTTTCCTGGGAGAGAACCAATCCTCAAATATTAACAACCACTTCTGAGAAATAAGCACCTTTAAATTGAGCGGGAGAAGAGTCCTGATCACTTTCAGCCATATTAGTCAGACGGTAAAATGGTTTAGACTTATGGGAGCTTTTTACCTTCTTTTCTTTTCATATATTGATGTACAGACTGAAGCCCAGGCACataaggggggtgggggggggtggacattTTCAAGGGCCCAGCcatttggggggtggggggggataaCTAGACATTATATTGTACCAAATAGAAACCTTTGTcaatcaaaaaacaaacaatgataataaaagatgggggttggggggggggggggggggggttgggtcacACCGAGGCACACAAGCTTCTCTCACCCACGGGCTTGCAGGTCCACTCCCCTTTGTTGTTCCCCAGACACTCGCACTGCAGCATGTAGTTCCCGGTCGGGTGTGGCTTCTGCCAGGTGTTGCCGATTAAATACGACTTTCCGCCCTCATGACACCGGTCTACAAACGAACAATGGAGACGTGTTAAGCATCTCAGAGCTGCGTCAGCTCGTTTTGATTGGTTGGATCTCATGTATTGGTTTGACTACTGGGTCATTGCTATGGATCTGATGGCATGAGAACCATGCGACTCAATTAAAACACAATTTAGTCTAAACAAATTGAGCCTGCAAAAATGTAGCTATGAGTTAAGTCTATGAGTCAATTAACTCAGTTAGTTACTTACTTGCAATAGTGCAGCTGACTCTGCCTGCAGCGACGCATGTGCAGTCCCAGATCATCCCATCCTTGGGCCGGTCGTAAGTCTCACCCAGGCGGTAAGTCTGGAGGTTGGTTGTATCGTAGCACGAGTTCTGGTCTGCGACGGACAAATCAAAACGGTGCAGACGGTCATGTGATGCAAGACAGTTTGTTTGGAGCGGTCATAAGCCGGACTCGCTCCGCGCTCCGCGCGTAATGATGGACACCTTCTCTGACTGACCTTGTACTTTACTCCTGCAGTGGATTCCCTCTCTCCCGTTGCAGGTGCACACCAGATTGTTTCCTTGATACATTTTCTCCCATCGGTCGTTCACTCGGTAAGTGCGACCGTTTTCTGAGCAACCGGCTGCAATGAAAAAGTTTAATATCCAAGGTTACAAAGGTTTTGTTTAGTTCTGAAACTGGGAACTCAATCTTTCTCTTGAATCATGAAGAGGGTGATGCACGACGGGAGGTGGATGCATCAAGTTAGTTCCTAACTATAAACCATTTCTAAAGTAAGACGTGCGTCTTTGCGCGCGCGTATTTTACGCACACCTTGGACACGTACCTGCAGTCACCGGCGATTGGTCGTGGAGCTCTGGAAACACCCGGTACTGACCACTCTGCCTACTTTCCCGGTTCCTTGGGGTCTTTGTCTTGCAGTCGACCGCGCCGCTTAAGCACAAAGCCACCAGCAGCCCAACCGCCAACGGGCCACGGGTCATTTTGGAGGGGGGaatgacaaataaatacaagAGAATGAAATGTGATGATTAAGGTAAGATGACCGagtgggaagaagaagaagaagcaagtGGCGCGTGTAGGGGTCCTTGGGTTTGGCCAAGTGAGTCGTCCGTTAACTTCTACCGCTTGCTCCACACGCGGTCGTTTTGTCCGCCTTGCAGCAGACGGACTAGACCGAGGAACGGGTGCGCGCGGGTTTTATACCGTACAGCATGGCGACAGCCTCATAgcggaggggggtggggtgggggggggggtgggggctacAGTAAGACCCTCCCACCACGGTCAGTGTGATGTTGACATCGGATACTGTGCGTTTATTAGGCCCAAACGTTCATAATTTGGCTAGAAAAAGGGGTGTGAAAACATTCAGCAAGTCTGTTGAACATTGTTTAATCAGCAGGGTGGTCCAACTCAGGCTGCAAACGTTATTTTTATGTTCTAAAGTACAAATAAAGCAAAGTCTATTAGCTTTATTATGACAGTACTgtccaggtgtgcgtgtgtttgtgtgtgtgtgtgtgtgtgtgtgtgtgtgtgtgtgtgtgtgtgtgtgtgtgtgtgtgtgtgtgtgtgtgtgtgtgtgtgtgtgtgtgtgtgtgtgtgtgtgtgtgcgtgtgtgtgcgtgtgtgtctgtgtgtgtgtgtgtccgtgctggtgtttgcgtgtgtgtgtttgtgaaagagagggagataaatggagagggagaggagaaagagagataataTATACAGACACAGAACCAACTGAAATCCTCTCTACTtagatgtaaacacacacaactgtacCCAGTAACTTAACAGAttacatttatatagcacttttcaaggAAGGGGGGAGCTTTAgaaatgagtgtgtatgtgtttgtttgtgtgtgtgtgtgtgtgtgtgtgtgtgtgtgtgtgtgtgtgtgtgtgtgtgtgtgtgtgtgtgtgtgtgtgtgtgtgtgtgtgtgtgtgtgtgtgtgtgtgtgtgtgtgtgtgcgtgtgtgtgtgtgctaccacCTTGGTCACTACTTGGTCACGTCTCcatgtccctttttttttttacttcaaatGGTGATCGTTCCGACTGATGTCCTACGTGTTAAATTAATGTATTGAGATAGGGTTACAACTTTCGGTAAACAATCGAAATTGTGCCTTAATTAAGGTGTAGGCCAGGTGAGCTTGTAAGCTATATAGGACAGGGTGCAGGCTTGGTGACCAGCAGCAGGCTAAGTGAGGTAGCATGCTATCGGACAGGTATCTCCTCTGTGATTCTCCTATGTCAGCAGAAGTCACGTTGCTCAAATGGTGAATCAGTGTCACGGGCTGGCTTGTGTGCACAGGATGTGAAGTGATtgggactcacacacacacacacaaacacacgcacaaacgcacagcgACTGCCGACTCGAACAATCCGACAAAGCGCTTCTTTCCAAAAGATTCCACAACACGGTGCGACAAAGCTGGGTTCCCATGGTGACAGACAAGGAGGAGGGGATCAGAAAGCAGGACACCAGCACTTCTCCACTCGTGTTGAGTCATGGATGAGGGGGATATGGGtaggcagggaggggggtgtaGAGGTGGTGAGTGTGTTATGGGGTTAATTTTGTCCGATTTGTATAAACCTTCCAATATCAAGATAAAGAAGTTATCCTGGATTGGATAGCATCGACTGTAAAATGTACACAAAgatacacccagacacacacatactcacgcaATGCATGCGATCATTATGTGATGCTTATGTCAACCTGCTCCATCCAAATGGGTGAAGaagagtgtctgtctgtctgtctgtccgtctgtccgtctgtccgtctgtccgtctgtccgtctgtccgtctgtccgtctgtctgtgtgtgcctgtctgtctgtctgtctgtctgtctgtctgtctgtctgtctgtgtgcctgtgtgcctgtctgtctgtctgtctgtctgtctgtctgtctgtccgtctgtccgtctgtctgtctgtgtgcctgtctgtctgtctgtctgtctgtctgtctgtctgtctgtctgtctgtctgtctgtctgtctgtctgtctgtgtgcctgtctgtctgtctgtgtgcctgtctgcctgtctgcctgtctgtccgtctgtccgtctgtccgtctgtccgtctgtccgtctgtccgtctgtccgtctgtctgtctgtctgtctgtctgtctgtccctgatATCTGCTGCCTGCAGACGAAGCTAGCGACCTAGCCCTTCCTGTCCACTAACACATATCACCATTCACTTCTCCTTAAGAGATGAGGAAACCTGTCCTGGTTTGACATCTCACTGATGACATTGAGGTGTGACtgtgtgggtcagtgtgtgtgtgtgtgtgtgtgtgtgtgtgtgtgtgtgtgtgtgtgtgtgtgtgtgtgtgtgtgtgtgtgtgtgtgtgtgtgtgtgtgtgtgtgtgtgtgtgtgtgtgtgtgtttgtgtgtgtgtgtgtgtgtgtgtgtctgtcttggaAAAACGCAGCAGCTGCGTCTGCCTCTTGTTTACCAGATGCATTCATGAAGAGGAGCTACTTTGTTTCCGTCCGCGCTCCATGCAGACGTGCAGACGAGTGCCGTGTTCAGTGCTCATGTGGAAGAGTCTGTGCTCGGCAGGTCCGTCACACAGGTCAGTGTCCAACCCGATTGTTCCTCCGAGGAGACAGAGGCAGTCGATTCACCGCACGCCGTGAATCGACTGCCTCAggccgggagggagggaggcacagAGGGTGGGGCGCGCAGACAGGGCGCGGTTCCAGAGAACGTCCAGTAGGTGGAGAGTGcctctacagacacacacacacttatacagactcacacacatacactctcgcTTACGCACAATCACACTGGGGCGACTGTTTATTCACACTGTGGGAATGTGGCCCGTAGATGTTTTATTAAATGCTTCCGGCTAGGCTAATTCCGGTACTCACAGCGCCTGCTTAGAACCTTGTCGTCCGCGCTGGTGGACAGCAGCTCCCACAGGACGGCGAGAAGACCTTTAAATACACGTGTGATGAGAGATATTGCACTAATGTCACCCTAGTTTGAAGATGCAGAATAACTGGTCACATATCACGCCACATGTAGACCCTGAAATCGAGTTTTAATCTGAAATATTCCACAATAGCAGGCTATGTCCACAAACGTACAGATAATGAAATGACCGAACATTTCGAACTCCACTCAGGACAGCTGGGGGCCCTTAAGCCAGTGAGGGCCCCTCTATTGCAGCTCCCTAGTGATCGAGGCCCCTGAAGAAATCCTTACGATTCCAGAAAGGAACGAGAAGAGGTCAACACTTTATTCATTACAGTGTCACAGTAGCAGCAATAAAGAACACTGCGATCAAACAAGCTAATGGGTATGTATGCATATAATTACGGTAAAAATACCAAAGGCACTACCACTTTGAAACAAATGATATATATACACTTATGTACACAATACATGTATTAAAATAAACCCAGGTGGAAACCAAATCAACCAAATCGACAAACAAAACTCCAATCCAGATGTGAGTTTGGCCGAAGTTTCCCCCTCGCTGCCAGTCCTCTTACGGGCTCTTTCCATGATGGGGCTTCTCAGATTATTACCCCCGTCTACGTACGGGAAGTGGTTGGGCACAGGAGCCGTCCTTGTCCGCAGCGGATCAGAACCCCGGGTCGGTTTCAGTCGGTTATTCACATTCCTGATGACATCACTGCAACAGTAGATACACAGCAGAGAGCAATATCCTTTTAGAGAGAAGGCAAGAGCAGGGCAAGGTTAAGGGTTTGGGTCATTTTTCAgttagtctgtctgtctttctgtttgccagcctgcctgtctgtttgtctgtccctCCGTCGTTCTGTatttttgtctgtctgcctggcgatctgtccgtctgtctttctgtctgtctgtctgtctgtctgcctgcctgtctgtctgcatgccaGCCTGTCTACCTGACTGAGCAAAGTAGAGAAACGTTTAGACTTTCAGTCGTCTtcagtgtgtctgcctgtctttctgtctgtctttgttctGGATCTTTGAATGACGTCATGGTCATAAAAGCAGTGCAGACACTCTCTCAGTGCCCAACACAGGAGCATCATTTAGGCTTTTCTATAAGACAACAGTCCAAAGTGAGTGACTGCAGAGAGCTGCTGTCCCTTCATATGTCAGAGTGTTAGAAACCTGCCCCTACGTGACACacgtgttgcccaatcagctGGACTTTCTGCAATATCAGCTATtgtcacacacagaaacatgaatgcaaacagatacacacacattaacacacacacacacacacacacacatacacacacacacacacacacgtatacagacacgcacacacacatgcccaatACAAACAGACCCactcacacatgtacacacacgcacacacacacacacacacacacacagacgcccacacacacacccacacacacacacacacacacacactcactttctctctctctctctctctctctctctctaacacacacccaGCGTTCTTACACAACGGTGTGATATCTCTGGGTGATGCATCCTAACTTTCCACAGCAGCGAAAGGGAAACATCGTGAGCAGACTAGAAAACAGGGCCCTAGCCTCCGCCTTACTCACCAGTTCCCGTCTAGACGCAGCCACAGCCTTGCCACACCACCCGGAGGGTACAGCCTCCCGACCCCGCCTCACCCCCGCCTCACCCCCGCctcaccccccgcctcaccccccgcctcacccCCCGCCTCAGGTGAGGTGACTCTCGGTGGGACAGAACACACTgcagggagggggcggaggacaCGGGAACTCAGGGCTAATGGGGTGAGGACCATATCTATAACATAAATCTATCATacatataatatgatataaataatacatagagcctcatataatataatattaagaacataatataatacaatatgttATTTCAATGGCCACTTTCATCCAACGTGTGTGACAATTTATTCTTGTTATCGGTTGCAACAGTGTGAATGGAACCCCCTAACCTACCCCTTGCAGTGTTAATGCATTGCTTTACCGGGCTTGATAGCATCATGGTTAAATCATTCAATTAGATTCGTTTTTTAATTCGATGTcctatttgatttattttgttcgATTGTCTCTTGTGTTTTTGAATCTTGTACTTCTGCACAAATGCACCATACATTCATTGTCTGTGAAAGCTCACCTGGCGAGCATTCCGGGAACACATCGGCGATCActcgtgtgtacacacacacacagtcacacaactcaaacacacacttctgATGGTAAACTGAATCACACGgtcacaaaccaacacacatttCCCAAAGACGCCGACTCACCGCGACGTAGACAAGTCAGCAAACAGTCTGAtggccagagtgtgtgtgactgtttgagCGTTTGTGTTTGGAAAGCCAAGAGGGTTACAACTATGGCTCACTGTAGACGTGTATTGATTTAAATCGACATAgagtgtatgcatgcgtgtgtgtgtgtgtgtgtgtgtgtgtgtgtgtgtgtgtgtgtgtgtgtgtgtgtgtgtgtgtgtgtgtgtgtgtgtgtgtgtttgtgtttgtgcgcgtgtgtgtgcgtgcgttcgtgtgtgttcacgtgtgtgtgcgtgtcttgaAGGAAATTTACGGCTGCGAAAGACCCGAATAAATGTAAGAGATGGTCAATTATATGCTACCAATATTtgcaatcaaataaaaatagcAAAACTTCCAAGGACCTCAAAAACCTACTAGGCCCTGTCCCACGCCCTACATGGTCCAGTCCAGTCCCCCCACCCTGTTGCCGCAGACAGACTTTGAACGGGTTCCTATTTACACACAGCACCAGAAGCTGGCATACAGAGCCACAGGCCGGAGACCAGCCAACACTGGCCCTGTATGCCCAGGAGGGAGGTGACCTACTGGGCTCAGACGCTGACAGAGGcatggggggtggaggtggtgttctgTACAGGGGATGGGTGAAACCTGCTTCATTCATTCTTTACCAGTAATGTCTCTTAAAAACAACGCTGGCAGGTCATGATGCCATGGCGGCATCAGCGAGACGCGCGTTCAGACAAGCACAGAGTGACTCTGGTCTTAATCTCAATGGTCAGGTGATTGAGAATCTAAAATATTACGCAGCACAAAATTATTATAacgaaataaaagaaaatataaataaaggttAGTGTTAATTTGATTTTTACTAATaagtttaataataattaaaacgtAGACAGACATAAGGTGTACTGAAGGGgctctaacaaacacacacacacacacatgcacatgcaaacactaaaacaaagaaagccatacaaacacacaccaatacaaagagagagacactcacacaagtaaaatatgtaaaataagTTGCAGTTAATTTAATAACCTAAGGAAATAAGTGAAATCTAATCTGTACATCAAGGCGTTTCTGATTGGATGAATATGAATACATGACAGGTAATGAAACAGGACGGTAGCTCAGCCAATcatggaagagggagggaaggaggtggGTGTGAGGGTGTGAGGGTGGGGCTTCTATATCTGA
It encodes:
- the LOC132471747 gene encoding fibronectin-like, producing MTRGPLAVGLLVALCLSGAVDCKTKTPRNRESRQSGQYRVFPELHDQSPVTAAGCSENGRTYRVNDRWEKMYQGNNLVCTCNGREGIHCRSKVQDQNSCYDTTNLQTYRLGETYDRPKDGMIWDCTCVAAGRVSCTIANRCHEGGKSYLIGNTWQKPHPTGNYMLQCECLGNNKGEWTCKPVAERCNDNSAGASYVVGETWEKSYQGWMMMDCTCLGEGNGRITCTTKNRCNDPQTQGTYRIGESWTKRTDKGELQRCICTGNGRGEWKCEHTIQGNAIATPIGTHLGTALVTSLSVHPVPLPQTPAEGTCRTDSGTTYQDGQRWVRTQGSKQLICTCLGNGISCQDWDARSLVYGGNADGNPCAFPFTYGGKTYYSCTQDARTDGQLWCSTTSDYDSDQLYSFCSEKFSMVPTRGGNSNGALCYFPFLYNGRNYTECTSDGRRDGMKWCSTSPEYRDDSYGFCPMAAHEEVCTTNDGSMHRVGDKWDKHHDILGHLMQCTCLGSGRGEWSCIAYTQLKDQCIVSGKTYDVNQEFYKRHDLGYMMNCSCLGQGKGRWRCDAVDQCQEPVTQTFYQIGESWDKTNQGIPYLCTCLGNGAGEMTCEPQQGGVNHPVRVTISEAGRQPNSRPILWNAPPSVHVTKYTLKWRVVSAPPPPARCSSALCPVVFSYSL